From Eretmochelys imbricata isolate rEreImb1 chromosome 26, rEreImb1.hap1, whole genome shotgun sequence, the proteins below share one genomic window:
- the LSM1 gene encoding U6 snRNA-associated Sm-like protein LSm1 isoform X2: protein MNYMPGTASLIQDIDKKHLVLLRDGRTLIGYLRSIDQFANLVLHQTVERIHVGKKYGDIPRGIFVVRGENVVLLGEIDLEKESDTPLQQVSIEEILEEQRVEQQAKQESEKLKVQALKERGLSIPRADTLDEY, encoded by the exons ATGAACTACATGCCGGGCACCGCCAGCCTCATCCAGGACATCGACA AAAAACACTTGGTCCTCCTTCGAGATGGTAGAACACTGATAGGATATTTACGAAGCATCGATCAGTTTG caaacttgGTGTTACACCAGACGGTGGAGCGCATTCACGTGGGCAAAAAATATGGCGACATCCCTCGAGGCATCTTTGTCGTGCGAGGCGAGAACGTTGTCCTGCTGGGGGAAATA GACCTGGAAAAGGAGAGTGACACGCCTTTGCAGCAGGTGTCAATCGAGGAGATCCTGGAGGAACAGCGCGTGGAACAGCAAGCCAAGCAGGAATCGGAGAAGCTGAAAGTGCAGGCACTTAAGGAACGGGGCCTTTCAATCCCGCGAGCAGACACTCTAGATGAGTATTAG
- the LSM1 gene encoding U6 snRNA-associated Sm-like protein LSm1 isoform X1 — MTKEVVPWNCGILPADSWDPRQVVLHLHCKAIGLGPLCFKQANLVLHQTVERIHVGKKYGDIPRGIFVVRGENVVLLGEIDLEKESDTPLQQVSIEEILEEQRVEQQAKQESEKLKVQALKERGLSIPRADTLDEY; from the exons ATGACTAAGGAAGTTGTCCcgtggaattgtgggatacttccagcTGACTCCTGGGACCCACGTCAAGTGgtgctacatctacactgcaaagcaatagggctcggACCCTTGTGCTTTAAGCAAG caaacttgGTGTTACACCAGACGGTGGAGCGCATTCACGTGGGCAAAAAATATGGCGACATCCCTCGAGGCATCTTTGTCGTGCGAGGCGAGAACGTTGTCCTGCTGGGGGAAATA GACCTGGAAAAGGAGAGTGACACGCCTTTGCAGCAGGTGTCAATCGAGGAGATCCTGGAGGAACAGCGCGTGGAACAGCAAGCCAAGCAGGAATCGGAGAAGCTGAAAGTGCAGGCACTTAAGGAACGGGGCCTTTCAATCCCGCGAGCAGACACTCTAGATGAGTATTAG